A region of the Clostridium sp. AN503 genome:
GAACACCAGGGACCTTGCCGCATATGAGAAGACCGGCAAATACGACGGAGTATATCATGTGCTGCACGGGGCCATATCCCCCATGCTGGGCATTGGCCCCAATGACATCAAGCTCAAAGAGCTGATGCAGAGGCTGCAGGGTGATGTGAAAGAAGTGATCATTGCCACCAATTCGAGTCTGGAGGGCGAGACCACCGCCATGTATATCAGTAAGCTGATCAAGCCGACGGGTATAAGGGTCAGCCGGATCGCCAGCGGCGTACCGGTGGGCGGCGACCTGGAGTATATAGATGAAGTAACCTTGTTAAGAGCACTGGAAGGGCGCGTAGAGCTATGATGATTCTTAACTGGTGTAAGGAGTGCAGAAGATGGATAAATACGAGTTCAACATAAAGGTAGAGCAGATCAGGAAACTGGTCAATAAGGGGGACTATGAGACTGCGATGAAGATTGCAGACACCATAGACTGGAAAAAGGTGCGCAATGCAAACCTGCTTTCCATGGTGGCTACAGTCTATGAGAAAAACAAGGAGTATCAGGATGCCAAGGACATCCTGCTGCTTGCGTTTGAGCGTGCGCCCATAGGCAAACGGCTGCTTTACAAGCTGACAGACTTAGCGCTCAAGGAAGGCAATCTGGAGGAAGCGCAGGCGTATTACCGGGAGTTCTGCGATCTGGCGGGCGACGATCCGCGTCAGCAGCTTCTGCGGTATATGATCCTGAAGGCGATGGATGCGCCGCTGGAGCAGCTGATCCACTCTCTGGAGAGCTACACTTCTGAAGAACTGGATGAGAAATGGCTGTATGAGCTGGCTGAGCTCTATCATGAGGCGGGAGATGCAGCCCGCTGCGTCAGCACCTGTGATAAGATCATGCTGATGTTTGGCCTGGGCAAATATGTGGACAAGGCGATGGAGCTGAAGATCCAGTATGCGCCCCTTAACAAATACCAGATGGACCTGGTGGAAAACCGCGATAAATATGAAGAGAAGCTGCGGGCCGTAGAGCAGTCCTCCGGTGCAGACCTGGAGGAGTCAGAGGACACAGAGGAAGCTGGTGAGATGGAGGAGACAGCTCCGAGAGAACCGGATTTCGAGGAAAGCCCGGCTCCGGCACTGGCGTTTGAAGATGCAGAATTTGAGGCCACTCCCGCGGAGAGGGCTGTAGAAGAAGCAGAGAGCGCCTATGAGAGAGAAGCGATCGCGGCGGCTCTC
Encoded here:
- the recR gene encoding recombination mediator RecR, which encodes MDYYSRQITTLIEELSKLPGVGSKSAQRLAFHIINMPQEQVANLTGAITRAKENIRYCKECFTLTDQELCPICSSEKRDHRTIMVVENTRDLAAYEKTGKYDGVYHVLHGAISPMLGIGPNDIKLKELMQRLQGDVKEVIIATNSSLEGETTAMYISKLIKPTGIRVSRIASGVPVGGDLEYIDEVTLLRALEGRVEL